A genomic region of Maniola hyperantus chromosome 5, iAphHyp1.2, whole genome shotgun sequence contains the following coding sequences:
- the LOC117982045 gene encoding uncharacterized protein, whose amino-acid sequence MRRQARISAGGTLIARSASALQVWLWLLLFVFQNEFRISRSIQPGYLDFDNLPDTNFTCAGKVIGGYYADLETSCQMFHVCTVGQQEEPMDIKFLCLNGTVFDQETRVCERVDEVDCTKSEKFYSLNLELYGSTTPPIIQAEPTKPQEKSTERTHLYSKPSSTTENSDPVINESPTTSDKSMNHPTDPIDSTEDPIQESKKDEYQNTSTYPSSSSPSKQQEIQHVEEYEEEDDAIDDENSYYEEDYSHPQTTTTVQTITTTSATTKRPSSTTLLPSTKRPTPATHLISSPPPSISSFSPPIHASLTPSAPPSSTIDPSLLSPQEFIYRHRGPGSEAISFQRQSFRPADGVYITHAPPHQYDHFQYESSRTAPRPVVNRPVPFVQRPQPTPFRPTTIDPLDQILRPGPNAQSSEKHETPVKIRPQSHHSHLPVQQPLPFNPFYYDRKRSDDGIPEDESSLSARSVAPPTITARRSSKPKSPPRVIVTASASVSDSNGKKLNYTVGNVVSAVKPIVAINYDDYKESDLIFDPFFLDVPKLQSRRKTRSSKYRKVVIVPVPAPMSDNTMSEKFSSTTFSPVTSRATTTKLSSTTPKSTTTVAWNPQDYVDDNYEPHAYIPPVPPLAVLVTQDQIKFKNQERSPKNDVVWKVINEVKSANFPKEPTKLTSSVAHTTSSQSVGTEATEATVAVTSPTPIEAPACITSRSTDCQIRA is encoded by the exons ATGCGGCGGCAGGCTCGGATTTCAGCCGGCGGCACGCTTATAGCGCGTTCCGCCTCAGCTTTGCAAG TTTGGCTGTGGTTGCTGCTTTTTGTGTTCCAAAACGAATTCCGGATATCGAGGTCCATTCAACCTGGG TATTTGGACTTCGATAATCTCCCTGACACAAATTTCACTTGTGCTGGCAAGGTGATCGGTGGCTACTACGCGGATCTGGAAACCTCCTGTCAGATGTTCCACGTGTGCACGGTCGGCCAGCAAGAAGAACCTATGGATATTAAGTTCCTCTGCCTCAACGGCACAGTTTTTGATCAG GAGACAAGAGTTTGCGAGAGAGTAGACGAAGTAGATTGTACAAAATCTGAAAAGTTCTATAGTTTAAATTTAGAATTATATGGAAGCACTACGCCACCAATCATACAAGCTGAACCAACAAAACCTCAAGAAAAATCAACAGAGCGAACGCACCTGTATAGTAAACCTAGTAGTACGACAGAAAATTCAGACCCGGTAATAAATGAATCGCCTACAACATCAGACAAATCAATGAACCACCCAACAGACCCCATTGATTCTACTGAAGACCCAATTCAAGAGAGCAAAAAAGATGAATACCAAAATACATCGACATATCCATCGTCTTCATCGCCATCAAAACAACAAGAAATACAACATGTCGAAG AATATGAAGAAGAAGATGACGCTATAGATGATGAAAATTCCTATTACGAAGAAGATTACTCACATCCACAGACGACAACTACAGTTCAAACCATCACGACTACATCTGCAACAACAAAAAGACCTTCAAGTACTACGTTGCTGCCGTCAACTAAGCGACCAACTCCTGCAACACATTTGATTTCGTCACCTCCTCCGTCCATTTCATCTTTCTCACCTCCGATTCATGCTTCGTTAACGCCTTCTGCGCCACCTTCGTCAACTATAGATCCGTCACTTTTATCACCACAAGAGTTTATTTACCGTCACCGAGGACCAGGATCGGAAGCGATATCTTTTCAACGTCAGAGTTTTCGTCCAGCTGACGGTGTATACATTACCCATGCTCCACCTCACCAATATGATCACTTTCAATACGAGTCTTCTAGAACTGCACCACGACCAGTTGTGAATCGTCCAGTGCCTTTTGTTCAACGTCCTCAACCAACGCCATTCCGCCCAACTACAATTGATCCACTTGATCAAATTCTACGTCCAGGGCCAAATGCTCAGTCTTCTGAAAAACACGAGACTCCAGTGAAAATTCGACCTCAATCTCACCATTCGCACTTGCCTGTACAACAACCTTTGCCGTTCAATCCTTTCTATTATGATCGGAAAAGAAGTGACGATGGGATCCCTGAAGATGAGTCATCGTTATCAGCTAGATCTGTAGCGCCGCCAACTATAACAGCCAGAAGGTCATCTAAACCTAAAAGTCCACCTCGTGTTATAGTCACGGCTAGTGCATCTGTAAGTGACAGCAATGgaaaaaagttaaattacacGGTTGGAAACGTAGTCAGTGCTGTCAAGCCAATAGTAGCGATTAATTATGACGACTATAAAGAATCAGATCTTATTTTTGATCCATTTTTTCTCGATGTGCCAAAACTACAATCGCGACGTAAAACTAGATCAAGCAAATATAGAAAAGTTGTTATTGTTCCTGTACCTGCACCAATGTCAGATAATACGATGTCAGAAAAATTTTCGTCCACTACATTTTCCCCAGTAACTTCACGAGCCACAACTACAAAATTATCATCAACTACACCGAAGTCTACAACCACTGTAGCTTGGAATCCACAAGATTATGTCGATGATAATTACGAGCCTCATGCCTATATACCACCTGTACCTCCACTAGCGGTGCTAGTGACACAAGATCAGATAAAATTTAAGAATCAAGAGAGATCACCGAAAAACGATGTAGTGTGGAAAGTAATAAACGAAGTGAAGTCCGCAAACTTTCCAAAAGAACCAACTAAACTGACGTCCTCTGTAGCGCATACAACCTCTAGTCAAAGTGTGGGAACTGAGGCTACGGAGGCTACGGTGGCGGTCACCTCACCGACTCCTATCGAGGCGCCCGCCTGCATTACTTCGCGCTCCACTGACTGTCAGATTCGtgcctaa
- the LOC117982107 gene encoding putative leucine-rich repeat-containing protein DDB_G0290503: MSNTSIMSVREMIDTCFGEPDVNIVNFKLMQTILYLLARQQRLLERKVAIEFGKVPVPRTSSLSVTEVKLKASVKKKKKITKPSGGLTAGAGGGVSAKSKADMYYKSTTDETTTSTDKTLKSTAESVSTDATFSKSTTDKTSTSKSTSEKSRTGKVSSKSTKDISKTLKSIASRGEAHNIEATVDKTATLKDVYQTESPLSDKSASISTRETSKLVSKKTKSSSDKTRTDKTSAKGHEDEAISGKANKRDYHHLLELIEQQRERVLRVVNQRADSREIAEKTPTPMASLDSIEVQYEKLLVVERVPVEEAEKKIGRLRQDNVPKLDIVTKDEFDELVQAVKEIQTKFGLGSEAELPENVQLMEDLSRSASLTDARAALLLSARLENVEKSLVLMESLLTDLAVKKGIKIKQKRDAKERTYAVQYTQITVDTPEINEIYEASSGPTNTSGKSGVETEDFPTNQLSEPPFNETEDPVMEMLEEMPKANKINLDVLDDAMQELYEELLKYVEKLTNQAISNANKALKTACRLEIKLDATMNVDTRMECLETLMSEYAGKINALDTNLSSQISNYQEQLTQMQHDLEGGLETMAEALANPPGEIPGAAELNTNFGNIQVQFETINMKQNDLKEIQLVMSLDVQALWKEIELLREIKSDRDEVADALRDKAGLDALNGLVTVQQFDAVRGDFEQRIGASYDKFNNQEIVWQKIIDDLLRELNEKAELEQVSALRDDVNNNLERLRNKIHTIMEIVGEPRAAAVSRRLLRDAACLSCSTPAQMILEEPTLPALPAFSKASTRPPTIGAEDTTKPKEDGDHGLCYPGQPIAHPRDPRSFFCRRYCGGSHTAVSGALSRAPAKLTISNLRRETTGVGSDGKVYKMDGQEKEKKPCLPCNIPLIVSEEGKDSRFETGSEMAQFYVFPVKTTVGRAADASVSVTPPLPLDED, from the exons ATGTCGAACACCAGTATAATGAGTGTAAGAGAAATGATAGACACATGCTTTGGAGAGCCTGAT GTAAATATTGTCAATTTCAAACTTATGCAGACCATACTATACCTTCTCGCTAGACAACAGCGATTACTAGAACGTAAAGTCGCAATTGAATTTGGAAAAGTTCCCGTTCCTAGGACGTCTAGCCTTTCAGTTACAGAAGTGAAATTGAAAGCAAgtgttaaaaaaaagaaaaaaataacaaaacctAGCGGGGGTCTAACTGCTGGTGCTGGTGGAGGTGTGTCTGCAAAATCAAAAGCTGATATGTATTATAAATCAACCACAGATGAAACGACAACATCTACGGATAAAACTCTTAAATCAACAGCAGAGTCAGTCTCGACAGATGCAACTTTTTCCAAATCAACAACAGATAAAACATCTACTTCAAAATCAACATCAGAAAAATCGAGAACTGGTAAAGTATCTTCTAAATCAACCAAAGATATATCTAAAACTTTAAAATCTATAGCATCTAGGGGTGAAGCACATAATATTGAAGCGACCGTAGACAAAACTGCAACTCTTAAAGATGTGTATCAGACAGAATCACCTTTATCAGATAAATCTGCTTCTATATCGACACGTGAAACATCTAAATTGGTGTCTAAAAAAACCAAATCCTCATCAGATAAGACTAGAACCGATAAAACTTCAGCTAAAGGTCATGAAGATGAAGCCATAAGTGGAAAAGCTAATAAAAGG GATTATCATCATCTTTTGGAGCTTATTGAGCAGCAAAGAGAACGAGTGTTACGAGTCGTTAATCAG AGAGCTGATTCACGTGAAATAGCGGAGAAAACACCAACACCCATGGCTTCTTTAGATTCAATAG AAGTACAATATGAAAAGCTTCTTGTTG TTGAACGAGTACCCGTTGAAGAAGCTGAAAAAAAGATAG GGCGTTTACGTCAAGACAATGTCCCAAAGTTGGATATTGTAACAAAAGACGAATTTGATGAACTAGTACAGGCAGTGAAAGAAATACAAACAAAATTTGGATTAGGTAGTGAAGCTGAATTACCGGAAAATGTGCAATTAATGGAAGATCTTTCACGTAGTGCTTCTCTGACTGATGCAAGAGCAGCCTTACTACTATCTGCTCGACttgaaaatgttgaaaaatctTTAGTTCTAATGGAGTCTTTGCTCACTGATTTAGCTGTCAAAAAGGgcatcaaaataaaacaaaaaagagaCGCAAAAGAGCGAACCTATGCAGTACAATACACACAGATAACTGTTGATACAcctgaaataaatgaaatttatGAAGCATCCAGCGGTCCTACAAACACTTCAGGAAAGTCTGGTGTAGAAACCGAAGATTTTCCAACAAATCAACTTTCAGAACCACCTTTCAATGAAACGGAAGATCCTGTCATGGAAATGTTGGAAGAAATGCCGAAagcaaataaaattaacttggATGTTTTAGA TGATGcaatgcaagaactgtatgaAGAGTTACTTAAATATGTGGAAAAGCTAACGAATCAAGCTATCAGTAATGCTAACAAGGCATTGAAAACTGCTTGTAGATTAG AGATAAAATTGGACGCAACAATGAATGTAGACACTCGGATGGAGTGTTTGGAGACATTGATGTCTGAATATGCTGGAAAAATTAATGCACTAGATACCAATCTGTCGTCCCAG ATATCGAATTATCAAGAACAGTTAACGCAAATGCAACATGACTTAGAAGGTGGCTTAGAAACTATGGCTGAAGCTTTAGCAAATCCCCCAGGGGAAATCCCAG GCGCTGCAGAGCTTAATACAAATTTTGGTAATATACAAGTACAGTTTGAAACTATCAATATGAAACAAAACGATTTAAAGGAAATTCAACTAGTGATGTCTTTAGACGttcaa GCTTTGTGGAAAGAGATTGAATTACTACGTGAAATCAAATCAGACCGCGACGAAGTAGCAGACGCACTACGAGACAAAGCCGGACTCGATGCACTGAACGGTCTCGTTACCGTACAGCAGTTTGATGCGGTGCGCGGTGATTTTGAACAACGAATTGGAGCTTCATACGATAAATTCAATAATCAAGAGATTGTTTGGCAA AAAATCATAGACGATCTTCTGAGAGAATTGAACGAGAAAGCTGAATTGGAACAAGTATCAGCATTGCGTGATGATGTAAATAACAATCTCGAGAGACTCCGAAATAAAATCCATACGATAATGGAGATAGTTGGGGAACCTCGCGCGGCTGCTGTTTCCAGAAGACTACTACGCGATGCTGCATGTCTTTCTTGTTCAACTCCTGCACAGATGATTTTGGAGGAGCCTACTCTACCAGCGTTACCTGCTTTCTCGAAAGCATCCACTCGTCCACCTACTATAGGTGCCGAAGATACAACAAAGCCGAAGGAAGATGGAGATCACGGATTATGTTATCCTGGACAGCCAATAGCACATCCGAGAGATCCGAG ATCCTTTTTTTGCCGAAGATACTGCGGTGGGTCCCATACGGCAGTAAGTGGCGCATTAAGTCGTGCCCCTGCTAAATTGACTATAAGCAACTTGCGCCGTGAAACCACTGGAGTTGGTTCTGATGGAAAA GTGTATAAGATGGATGGCCAAGAGAAAGAAAAGAAACCATGTCTGCCTTGTAACATACCACTTATTGTGTCTGAAGAAGGGAAAG